One genomic window of Hymenobacter sp. J193 includes the following:
- a CDS encoding glutamine synthetase III produces MAILRFKALELVDQRKTVEVISSGERRSDSFGKNVFNLDAMRATMPGEYFKKLQSAIKQGAPVERSVADAVASAMKTWAMAKGATHYTHWFQPLTGATAEKHDSFFDLNSDGRPVENFKGSALVQQEPDASSFPNGGIRNTFEARGYTAWDPTSPAFILETAGAKTLCIPTIFVAYTGEALDYKAPLLKSLAALEKAAVDVCQYFDKDVQRVNTTLGIEQEYFLVDKALHTARPDLVMTGRTVFGHSPAKGQQLEDHYFGSIPPRVHAFMLDYEEEANKLGIPLRTRHNEVAPHQFECAPTFEDANLAIDHNQLLMDLMDKVADKHNFKVLLHEKPFAGVNGSGKHNNWAMSTDTGINLLAPGRKPKENLQFLAFFITTIKAVHTYGDLLRASIASASNDHRLGANEAPPAIMSVFVGSMLDSVLDELERTAKVPLDKGDNIYLKLGIDKIPAILLDNTDRNRTSPFAFTGNKFELRAVGSSANCSSAMTVLNAIVAEQLIDFKTKVDALIEQGKKKEVAIVDVLREYVISSKDIRFEGNGYSDEWKEEAARRGLANIPTTPHALDALVTEEASALFERHGIFSHVELHARHEILLEDYMKKIQIESRVMGDLAVNHIIPTAVAYQTKLVNNVRGLRELGLDEEDSQVTVDTIKAISRHINNIKTQVEQMVDARKVANKIDDTRERAIAYCDTVKSHFDTIRRSVDKLELMVADEDWPLVKYRELLFRH; encoded by the coding sequence ATGGCCATTCTCCGATTTAAAGCTCTTGAGCTAGTCGACCAGCGCAAAACGGTCGAGGTGATTTCTTCCGGTGAGCGTCGCTCAGACTCGTTCGGCAAGAACGTGTTTAACCTCGATGCCATGCGGGCTACCATGCCCGGGGAATATTTCAAGAAGCTGCAATCGGCTATCAAGCAGGGCGCGCCGGTGGAGCGTTCCGTGGCCGACGCCGTGGCCTCGGCCATGAAAACCTGGGCCATGGCCAAAGGAGCTACCCACTACACCCACTGGTTTCAGCCACTGACCGGCGCCACCGCCGAAAAGCACGACTCGTTTTTTGACCTGAACTCGGACGGCCGCCCCGTAGAAAATTTCAAGGGCTCGGCGCTGGTGCAGCAGGAGCCGGATGCTTCCTCGTTCCCGAACGGCGGTATCCGCAACACCTTCGAAGCGCGTGGCTACACCGCCTGGGACCCCACGTCGCCCGCTTTCATTCTGGAAACGGCCGGTGCTAAAACGCTGTGCATCCCAACCATCTTCGTAGCCTACACCGGCGAAGCACTGGACTACAAAGCCCCGCTGCTGAAGTCCCTGGCTGCCTTGGAAAAGGCCGCCGTAGACGTTTGTCAGTACTTCGACAAAGACGTACAGCGCGTAAACACCACACTGGGCATCGAGCAGGAGTACTTCCTGGTTGATAAAGCCCTGCACACGGCCCGCCCCGACCTGGTGATGACCGGCCGCACCGTATTTGGCCACTCGCCCGCTAAAGGCCAGCAGCTGGAGGACCACTACTTCGGCTCGATTCCGCCCCGGGTACACGCCTTCATGCTGGACTACGAAGAAGAGGCCAACAAGCTGGGTATTCCGCTGCGCACCCGCCACAACGAAGTAGCCCCGCACCAGTTTGAGTGCGCGCCTACCTTCGAAGACGCCAACCTTGCCATCGACCACAACCAGCTCCTGATGGACCTGATGGACAAGGTGGCCGACAAGCATAACTTCAAGGTTTTGCTGCACGAGAAGCCTTTCGCGGGCGTAAACGGCTCGGGCAAGCACAACAACTGGGCAATGAGCACCGATACGGGCATCAACCTGCTTGCCCCGGGTCGTAAGCCCAAGGAAAACCTGCAGTTCCTGGCCTTCTTCATCACCACCATCAAGGCGGTGCATACCTACGGCGACCTGCTGCGCGCCTCCATTGCCTCGGCTTCCAACGACCACCGCCTGGGTGCCAATGAGGCCCCACCGGCCATCATGTCGGTATTCGTGGGCTCGATGCTGGACTCGGTGCTGGATGAGCTGGAGCGCACGGCCAAAGTGCCCCTGGACAAAGGCGACAACATCTACCTCAAGCTGGGCATCGACAAGATTCCGGCTATCCTGCTCGACAACACAGACCGTAACCGCACCTCGCCGTTTGCCTTCACCGGCAACAAGTTTGAGCTGCGCGCCGTGGGCTCATCGGCCAACTGCTCCTCGGCCATGACGGTGCTCAACGCCATTGTCGCCGAGCAGCTCATCGACTTCAAAACGAAAGTGGATGCGCTGATTGAGCAGGGCAAGAAAAAGGAAGTGGCTATTGTGGACGTGCTGCGCGAGTACGTTATCAGCTCCAAGGACATCCGCTTCGAGGGCAACGGCTACTCCGACGAGTGGAAAGAGGAAGCCGCCCGCCGTGGTCTGGCTAACATTCCCACCACGCCCCACGCCCTGGATGCGCTGGTAACCGAAGAGGCCTCGGCGCTGTTTGAGCGGCACGGCATCTTCTCGCACGTGGAGCTGCACGCCCGCCACGAGATTCTGCTGGAGGATTACATGAAGAAAATCCAGATCGAAAGTCGGGTAATGGGCGACCTGGCCGTGAACCATATCATCCCCACGGCGGTTGCATACCAGACCAAGCTGGTGAACAACGTGCGCGGCCTGCGTGAGCTGGGCCTCGACGAAGAAGACTCTCAAGTAACTGTAGATACCATAAAAGCTATTTCGCGTCACATCAACAACATCAAAACTCAGGTAGAGCAGATGGTTGATGCCCGTAAAGTGGCCAACAAAATAGACGACACGCGCGAGCGGGCCATTGCCTATTGCGACACCGTCAAATCACATTTCGACACCATTCGCCGCTCCGTGGATAAGCTGGAGCTGATGGTGGCCGATGAGGACTGGCCCCTGGTAAAGTATCGTGAACTTTTGTTCCGGCACTAG
- a CDS encoding IS5 family transposase, translating into MGECYQPLTDSQWQVIAPLLPLQRKRRLCLRQVVDALRYVCRTGCQWRSLPACFPPWSAVYYYFARWQATGTLQRLNEAGNRADRLASQRLPTPSLALVDAQSVKLAPRLNQQRGLDAHKRVNGRKRQVLCDTGGRIWQVVVHAASGHDSRAAHPLLPRREQLRPAWASRLRTVLTDRAYHGRFAQQVRALGWQHQVASRPPSADRGFVPVAQRWVVERTFAWLNCFRRIVVDYERTPASHAAWILLANLTMTLRRATTE; encoded by the coding sequence ATGGGTGAGTGCTATCAACCCCTTACTGACTCGCAGTGGCAAGTTATTGCGCCGCTGCTGCCCCTGCAACGCAAGCGCCGCTTGTGTTTGCGCCAAGTCGTTGACGCGTTGCGCTACGTGTGCCGCACGGGCTGCCAGTGGCGCAGCCTGCCGGCGTGTTTCCCGCCCTGGTCGGCGGTGTACTACTATTTCGCCCGCTGGCAAGCCACCGGCACGCTGCAACGGCTTAACGAGGCCGGCAACCGCGCCGACCGGCTGGCGAGTCAGCGCTTGCCCACCCCGTCGCTGGCCCTAGTCGACGCGCAAAGCGTCAAACTGGCCCCGCGCCTGAACCAGCAGCGCGGCCTCGACGCGCACAAACGGGTGAACGGCCGCAAGCGCCAGGTCCTGTGCGACACGGGCGGCCGCATCTGGCAGGTGGTCGTGCACGCGGCCAGCGGACACGACAGCCGGGCGGCCCACCCGCTCTTGCCCCGGCGCGAGCAGCTGCGCCCGGCCTGGGCCAGCCGGCTGCGCACCGTGCTCACCGACCGGGCCTACCACGGTCGTTTTGCGCAGCAGGTCCGGGCCTTGGGCTGGCAGCACCAAGTGGCCAGCCGCCCGCCCAGTGCCGACCGGGGCTTCGTGCCCGTGGCCCAGCGCTGGGTCGTGGAGCGCACCTTCGCCTGGCTCAACTGCTTTCGGCGCATCGTCGTGGATTACGAGCGCACCCCGGCCAGCCATGCGGCCTGGATACTGCTCGCCAATCTGACCATGACGTTACGACGTGCTACAACCGAGTGA
- a CDS encoding DUF4328 domain-containing protein, with protein MSVTSTANTISLLDNRFRLRFVLVLLWLSGGVALVSFALNGWQFLLNYRLSHGTNTLTPLQKNGLALVWTEVLQVFVGFLTMLASALWSHRAYANIYRLRQFRPQFGAWYIGWLWVIPLFSLFRPFQVMEDIFSSLVRNAPSSGGSLPRAWYRLLAWWWMLHLIPLVGSRALQALYPSQTLDPDRALQQNGFVILLMALTAVDTVLALRLFRRLGALEREVAQQVGVAR; from the coding sequence ATGTCCGTTACTTCTACCGCTAACACCATTTCCCTGCTCGACAATCGGTTCCGCCTCCGCTTTGTCCTGGTGCTGCTGTGGCTCAGTGGCGGCGTAGCCCTGGTCTCGTTTGCCCTCAATGGCTGGCAGTTCCTGCTCAACTACCGGTTATCCCACGGCACGAATACCCTGACGCCGCTGCAAAAGAACGGTTTGGCGCTTGTATGGACAGAGGTGCTTCAGGTTTTCGTCGGCTTTTTAACCATGCTGGCGTCTGCGCTATGGTCGCACCGGGCCTACGCCAATATCTACCGGTTGCGCCAGTTCCGGCCCCAGTTCGGCGCGTGGTATATCGGCTGGTTATGGGTGATTCCCCTTTTCAGTTTGTTCCGCCCCTTCCAGGTGATGGAGGACATTTTCTCTTCCCTGGTGCGCAACGCTCCTTCCAGTGGCGGCAGCCTGCCTAGGGCCTGGTACCGGCTGTTGGCCTGGTGGTGGATGCTTCATTTAATACCGCTGGTGGGCTCACGCGCCCTGCAGGCACTCTATCCCAGCCAAACACTGGACCCCGACCGGGCACTGCAGCAAAACGGCTTTGTTATCTTGCTCATGGCCCTTACTGCGGTGGATACGGTTCTGGCGCTGCGGCTCTTCCGCCGGCTGGGTGCCCTGGAGCGGGAAGTCGCTCAGCAGGTTGGTGTGGCCCGGTAA
- a CDS encoding LTA synthase family protein, with protein sequence MNNRFAFQPRYFLFWLLFFVAAKLLFLGYHHQLIAPLPLAEVAQIVVFGLRLDASAAAYLCLPAFLLFLADCLAGPRFPLERLLRFVTAVAVLVVSVLTVADLELYQAWGFRLDATPLQYLNTPTEMAASAGSAPWGLLLALWGLLLASSWGLYTGLIGRLPAAPSGFGRGRAALVSLLYIALVVVPLRGGVQQIPVNQSDVYFSTVPFANHAAVNTAWNVVNSLLQQSSTVNQYQYMPDSTARRLVQELYAAPARPAPASLLRTARPNVLFIILESFTSKWVGSLGGQPGTTPTLDSLARTGVLFSNIYAAGDRSQKGLVALLSGYPNQPTTSIIKYPRKTERLPHLARSLAPAGYSSRYYYGGRASLCQHEKLPRSGRLQPDYRAQRLPGQGAELQMGRPRPRAVSAGAG encoded by the coding sequence GTGAATAACCGCTTTGCGTTTCAGCCGCGCTACTTTTTGTTCTGGCTGCTCTTTTTTGTGGCAGCCAAGCTGCTGTTTCTGGGCTACCACCACCAGCTGATTGCCCCCTTGCCCCTGGCCGAGGTGGCGCAGATTGTTGTTTTCGGGCTGCGGCTGGATGCATCGGCGGCGGCCTACCTGTGTTTGCCGGCTTTTCTGCTGTTTCTGGCCGACTGCCTGGCCGGACCACGCTTCCCGCTGGAGCGGCTGCTGCGTTTTGTTACGGCGGTTGCGGTGCTGGTCGTATCCGTGCTCACCGTGGCTGACCTGGAGCTGTATCAGGCCTGGGGCTTCCGGCTTGATGCTACCCCGCTGCAATACCTGAACACGCCCACGGAAATGGCCGCCTCAGCCGGCTCGGCCCCGTGGGGGCTGCTGCTGGCACTCTGGGGCTTGCTGCTGGCCAGCAGCTGGGGCCTGTATACCGGGCTGATAGGCCGGCTTCCGGCGGCTCCGTCCGGCTTCGGGCGCGGAAGGGCTGCTTTGGTAAGCCTCCTATATATAGCCCTGGTAGTGGTGCCGCTGCGGGGCGGGGTGCAGCAGATTCCCGTCAACCAGAGCGACGTATATTTCTCCACGGTGCCGTTTGCCAACCACGCCGCCGTGAATACGGCCTGGAACGTGGTAAACTCCCTGCTGCAGCAGAGCAGCACCGTGAATCAGTACCAGTACATGCCCGACAGCACCGCCCGCCGGCTGGTGCAGGAGCTTTACGCCGCGCCGGCTCGCCCGGCGCCGGCCTCGCTGCTGCGTACGGCGCGGCCCAACGTGCTCTTTATTATTCTGGAAAGCTTCACCAGCAAATGGGTAGGCAGCCTGGGCGGGCAGCCCGGCACCACGCCCACGCTGGACAGCCTGGCGCGTACGGGCGTACTGTTCTCCAACATCTACGCGGCCGGCGACCGGAGCCAGAAAGGGCTGGTGGCCCTGCTGAGCGGCTACCCCAATCAGCCCACTACCAGCATCATCAAGTACCCGCGAAAAACCGAGCGGCTGCCTCACCTGGCTCGCTCCCTGGCGCCAGCGGGCTACAGCTCCCGTTATTATTATGGGGGGCGAGCTAGCCTTTGCCAACATGAAAAGCTACCTCGTAGCGGCCGGCTACAACCAGATTACCGAGCGCAGCGACTTCCGGGCCAGGGAGCAGAACTCCAAATGGGGCGCCCACGACCACGTGCTGTTTCGGCGGGTGCTGGATGA
- a CDS encoding transposase — MFAALRYVCRTGCQWRCLPSLFPKWTAVYYYFHTFHT; from the coding sequence GTGTTTGCGGCCCTGCGCTACGTGTGCCGCACAGGCTGTCAATGGCGGTGCTTGCCCAGCCTGTTTCCCAAGTGGACAGCGGTGTACTATTATTTCCACACCTTCCACACCTGA
- the mtaB gene encoding tRNA (N(6)-L-threonylcarbamoyladenosine(37)-C(2))-methylthiotransferase MtaB: METRKVAFYTLGCKLNFSETSAIGRQFEEHGFVKTSFEDAADIYVINTCSVTDHADRKCRKVVKEALKHNPEAFVAIVGCYAQLKPREIAEIPGVHAVLGAAEKFQLVETLAGFQKPAVGQPGQVFASPIAAATEFHAAHSYGDRTRTFLKVQDGCDYSCSFCTIPLARGKSRSSSVQSVVERVQALAATGVKEIVLTGVNLGDFGLQGPERERRENFYDLVQALDEVEGIERFRISSCEPNLLSDEIIRFVARSKRFMPHFHIPLQSGSNKILGLMRRRYRRELYQERVALIKEVMPHACIGVDVIVGFPGETEADFLETYQFLSELDVSYLHVFPYSERENTLAPTLPGRVQDRLRHDRTTQLRSLSEKKKRFFYEQHTGQQAQVLFEDDVTNGQMEGFTPNYIRVTARYDPLLVGELKRLRLTVVTPQNLMEAEELGIEVFQH, from the coding sequence ATGGAAACCAGAAAAGTTGCCTTTTATACGCTGGGCTGCAAGCTCAACTTCTCCGAAACGTCGGCCATTGGGCGGCAGTTTGAGGAGCACGGCTTCGTGAAAACCAGCTTCGAGGACGCAGCTGATATCTACGTCATCAACACCTGCTCCGTCACCGACCACGCCGACCGCAAGTGCCGCAAGGTGGTGAAGGAGGCGCTGAAGCATAATCCCGAAGCGTTTGTGGCTATTGTGGGCTGCTACGCTCAGCTCAAGCCCCGGGAAATTGCCGAAATTCCGGGTGTGCACGCCGTGCTGGGCGCGGCCGAGAAGTTTCAGCTGGTGGAAACACTGGCGGGCTTTCAGAAGCCGGCGGTCGGGCAGCCGGGCCAGGTTTTCGCCTCGCCCATTGCTGCCGCCACCGAGTTTCACGCGGCCCACTCCTACGGCGACCGGACACGCACCTTCCTGAAAGTGCAGGACGGCTGCGACTATTCCTGCTCGTTCTGCACCATTCCCCTGGCCCGGGGAAAAAGCCGCTCCAGCTCGGTGCAGAGCGTGGTGGAGCGCGTGCAGGCCCTGGCTGCCACCGGCGTAAAGGAAATCGTGCTGACGGGCGTAAACCTCGGCGACTTCGGTCTGCAGGGTCCGGAGCGGGAACGGCGGGAGAACTTCTACGACCTGGTGCAGGCCCTGGACGAGGTGGAAGGCATTGAGCGGTTTCGCATCAGCTCCTGCGAGCCCAACCTGCTGTCCGATGAGATTATCCGGTTTGTGGCCCGCTCGAAGCGGTTTATGCCCCATTTTCACATTCCGCTGCAGTCAGGCTCCAACAAGATTCTGGGCCTTATGCGCAGGCGCTACCGCCGCGAGCTGTACCAGGAACGGGTTGCCCTGATCAAGGAGGTGATGCCGCACGCCTGCATCGGCGTCGACGTAATCGTGGGCTTCCCCGGCGAAACCGAGGCGGACTTCCTGGAAACCTACCAGTTTCTCAGCGAGCTGGACGTGAGCTACCTGCACGTGTTTCCGTACTCGGAGCGCGAAAACACGCTGGCGCCTACCCTACCCGGCCGCGTGCAGGACCGCCTCCGCCACGACCGAACCACCCAGCTGCGCAGCCTTTCGGAAAAGAAAAAGCGCTTTTTCTACGAGCAGCACACGGGCCAGCAGGCGCAGGTGCTCTTCGAAGATGACGTAACCAACGGTCAGATGGAAGGCTTCACCCCCAACTACATCCGCGTCACGGCCCGGTACGACCCGTTGCTGGTAGGGGAATTGAAGCGCCTGCGCCTGACCGTCGTGACCCCGCAGAACCTGATGGAAGCCGAAGAGCTGGGCATCGAAGTTTTTCAGCATTAG
- a CDS encoding site-specific integrase, whose product MEVTRQLLTAFITKKGLARIQLTFCWEGHRLRLPSGERCTPKQWDKRRQYVKGNPGSPAEAINATLTRWQQAGTQTHEQARRQDQALDPAQMEAAIRQRYQQLLEAETDVAELPEVAQAPPGFLDYMAQWIEHQASKVSVRTGRSLTRDSVQALRRTRAVFEEFAAATGTPLALEQLDRSFYHAFSQWLLLDQKKDVNTLSTHVKRLKNFLGWCEEQDLPVSGKYRRFEAPDVYRGVDALTQAELLRLAAIDFQQPAVQAYLASQFEPAVRTHQGGRPVVTQEEFMTRAEHARDKVLQCAYLGLRLGDADRMSPDWIQGELVKLHAGKTDKPCLIPFFDDDVFRPVALIEKYAGSGLPTCLPVVFELHRYFPLVQHLSGITRLKLGTRTGRKTFATLKIYQGMPKTQVMLATGHTTEKSFNRYLGIDEQELLSNYRKTARRVA is encoded by the coding sequence ATGGAAGTCACGCGCCAGTTACTGACGGCCTTTATTACCAAAAAGGGCTTGGCCCGCATCCAGCTTACCTTCTGCTGGGAAGGCCACCGCCTGCGCCTGCCTTCGGGCGAGCGATGCACGCCCAAGCAGTGGGACAAGCGCCGCCAGTATGTGAAGGGCAATCCCGGCTCCCCGGCCGAGGCCATTAACGCCACGCTCACCCGCTGGCAGCAGGCCGGCACCCAGACCCACGAGCAGGCCCGGCGCCAGGACCAGGCGCTTGACCCGGCGCAGATGGAGGCAGCCATCCGCCAGCGCTACCAGCAGCTGCTCGAGGCCGAAACCGACGTGGCGGAGCTGCCGGAAGTAGCGCAGGCCCCGCCCGGCTTCCTGGACTACATGGCCCAGTGGATTGAGCATCAGGCCAGCAAAGTATCCGTGCGCACCGGCCGCTCCCTGACGCGTGACTCGGTGCAGGCGCTGCGCCGCACCCGCGCCGTGTTCGAGGAGTTTGCGGCGGCCACCGGCACGCCGCTGGCGCTGGAGCAGCTGGACCGCTCGTTCTACCACGCCTTCAGCCAGTGGCTGCTGCTCGATCAAAAGAAGGACGTCAACACGCTGAGCACGCACGTGAAGCGGCTGAAAAACTTTCTGGGCTGGTGCGAGGAGCAGGACTTGCCCGTCAGCGGCAAGTACCGTCGCTTCGAAGCCCCGGACGTGTACCGGGGGGTGGACGCACTCACCCAGGCCGAACTGCTGCGTCTGGCGGCCATTGATTTTCAGCAGCCCGCAGTGCAAGCCTACCTGGCCAGTCAGTTCGAGCCCGCCGTGCGCACGCACCAGGGCGGCCGGCCCGTTGTCACCCAGGAAGAGTTCATGACACGCGCTGAGCACGCCCGCGACAAGGTGCTGCAGTGCGCCTACCTGGGCCTGCGCCTGGGCGACGCGGACCGCATGAGTCCAGACTGGATTCAGGGTGAGCTGGTAAAGCTGCACGCTGGCAAAACCGACAAGCCCTGTTTGATTCCGTTTTTTGACGACGACGTGTTTCGGCCCGTAGCCCTGATAGAAAAGTATGCCGGCAGCGGGCTGCCTACGTGCCTGCCGGTGGTCTTCGAGCTGCACCGCTACTTTCCCCTTGTGCAGCACCTTTCGGGCATCACGCGCCTGAAGCTGGGCACGCGCACGGGCCGCAAGACGTTTGCCACCCTTAAGATTTACCAGGGCATGCCCAAGACGCAGGTCATGCTGGCCACGGGTCATACCACGGAGAAAAGCTTTAACCGCTACTTGGGCATCGACGAGCAGGAGCTGCTGAGCAACTACCGCAAAACGGCGCGGCGCGTAGCCTAA
- a CDS encoding NAD(P)H-quinone oxidoreductase, whose product MHQIIISQPGGPEVLQLISTGVPQPAPHQVLVRVQAAGINRPDVLLRQGKYAGSGDVAGTVPGLEIAGTVEAVGAAAGRWHPGDAVCALLAEGGYAEYAVVDARHCLPVPPGWTMGEAATLPETVFTVWHNVFQRGQLQPGETLLVHGGSSGIGVTAIQLAAALGATVFATAGSDEKCRACEKLGATRCFNYKTEDFEAELKDQGIDVVLDMIGGDYTPKNLRLLRDDGRLVFINAMQGPKAEFNALDVMRRRLTITGSTLRPRSADFKAALAAAVEQHVWPLLAAGRFRPVIYRRFPLAEAVAAHELMESSAHIGKIVLEVGS is encoded by the coding sequence ATGCACCAAATCATCATTTCCCAGCCCGGCGGCCCCGAAGTATTACAGCTTATTTCTACCGGTGTACCCCAGCCAGCCCCACACCAGGTGCTGGTGCGCGTGCAGGCCGCCGGCATCAACCGCCCCGACGTGCTTTTGCGTCAGGGCAAGTACGCCGGCAGCGGCGACGTGGCCGGTACCGTGCCGGGGCTGGAAATTGCGGGCACCGTGGAAGCCGTGGGCGCCGCTGCCGGGCGCTGGCACCCCGGCGACGCAGTGTGCGCGCTCCTGGCTGAAGGGGGCTACGCCGAGTACGCCGTGGTAGATGCCCGCCACTGCCTGCCCGTGCCCCCCGGCTGGACGATGGGCGAAGCCGCCACGCTGCCCGAAACCGTGTTTACCGTGTGGCACAACGTGTTCCAACGCGGGCAGCTGCAGCCCGGCGAAACCCTGCTCGTACACGGCGGCAGCAGCGGCATCGGCGTCACGGCCATTCAGCTGGCGGCGGCGCTGGGGGCCACGGTGTTTGCCACGGCCGGCTCCGACGAGAAATGCCGCGCCTGCGAAAAGCTGGGCGCTACGCGCTGCTTCAACTACAAGACGGAAGATTTTGAAGCCGAGCTGAAAGACCAGGGCATAGACGTGGTGCTGGATATGATTGGCGGCGACTATACCCCCAAGAACCTGCGCCTGCTCAGGGACGATGGCCGCCTGGTGTTCATCAACGCCATGCAGGGCCCCAAAGCCGAGTTCAATGCCCTGGACGTGATGCGCCGCCGCCTCACCATTACGGGCAGCACCCTGCGCCCCCGCTCCGCCGACTTTAAAGCCGCGCTGGCCGCCGCGGTGGAGCAGCACGTTTGGCCGCTGCTGGCTGCCGGCCGGTTCCGCCCCGTCATCTACCGCCGCTTCCCGCTGGCTGAGGCCGTAGCGGCGCATGAGCTAATGGAAAGCAGTGCGCACATCGGCAAAATCGTGCTGGAAGTCGGCAGCTGA
- a CDS encoding STAS/SEC14 domain-containing protein: MATELLNGFGKVYLTIDYDQANHWVYNNWIGYQTYTGIISGADACLLPLQQQACAYLLNDNRQVLGPWDHAVEWIVTDWGVRAAAQGLTHFAHVVSPDSLAAQSAKAMLLGLEGRLHLRMFSDMDQAQAWLREAQQQVVNQ; the protein is encoded by the coding sequence ATGGCAACGGAACTACTCAACGGCTTCGGCAAAGTTTACCTGACCATTGACTACGACCAGGCCAACCACTGGGTCTACAACAACTGGATCGGCTACCAGACCTACACGGGCATCATTTCGGGTGCCGATGCCTGTTTGCTCCCCCTGCAGCAGCAGGCCTGCGCCTACCTGCTCAACGATAACCGCCAGGTGCTGGGCCCCTGGGACCACGCCGTGGAGTGGATTGTCACCGACTGGGGCGTGCGGGCCGCCGCGCAGGGCCTCACTCATTTTGCCCACGTGGTCAGTCCCGACTCGCTGGCCGCGCAGTCGGCCAAGGCCATGCTGCTGGGCCTGGAGGGCCGCCTGCACCTGCGCATGTTCAGCGACATGGACCAGGCGCAGGCCTGGCTGCGCGAGGCCCAGCAGCAGGTAGTTAATCAATAG
- a CDS encoding LTA synthase family protein produces the protein MTERSDFRAREQNSKWGAHDHVLFRRVLDDLGRQRQPFFVTAFTLSSHEPFDVPMRTRFPGSDEATLFRNSVYYTDHTLGQFLRAARQQPWWSNTLVVLVADHGHPQPGGTPNYAPAKFRIPLLLTGGALRPEARGRVVRTIGSQTDVAATLLAQLQLPATAYAFSRNVLAADSASAFAFYCFTDGFGLITPRGPVTFDNAARQPITRSPRVPARQVQQGQAYQQVSFEDFLRK, from the coding sequence ATTACCGAGCGCAGCGACTTCCGGGCCAGGGAGCAGAACTCCAAATGGGGCGCCCACGACCACGTGCTGTTTCGGCGGGTGCTGGATGACCTGGGCCGGCAGCGGCAGCCGTTTTTCGTCACGGCCTTCACGCTCAGCAGCCACGAGCCGTTTGATGTGCCCATGCGTACCCGCTTCCCGGGCAGCGACGAGGCGACGCTCTTCCGCAACTCCGTGTATTATACCGACCACACCCTGGGCCAGTTCTTGCGGGCGGCCCGCCAGCAGCCGTGGTGGAGCAATACGCTGGTAGTGCTGGTAGCTGACCACGGCCACCCGCAGCCGGGCGGCACGCCCAACTACGCCCCAGCTAAATTCCGGATTCCGCTGCTGCTCACCGGCGGCGCGCTCCGGCCCGAAGCCCGGGGCCGCGTTGTCCGTACCATTGGCTCCCAGACGGATGTAGCCGCCACGCTGCTGGCGCAGCTGCAGCTGCCCGCCACGGCGTATGCGTTCAGCCGCAACGTGCTGGCCGCCGATTCAGCTTCGGCCTTTGCCTTCTACTGCTTCACGGATGGCTTTGGGCTGATAACGCCGCGTGGGCCGGTTACCTTCGACAACGCCGCCCGGCAACCGATTACCCGCAGCCCGCGGGTACCCGCCCGGCAAGTGCAGCAGGGCCAGGCCTACCAGCAGGTTTCTTTCGAGGACTTTCTGCGTAAGTAA
- a CDS encoding GNAT family N-acetyltransferase, translated as MLELKPFSATDAPRVALLRNHPVILANGFDGTPDPYTVAAAEAFIASQAPKQPAENLAIWLAGELVGSIGLWQKEDVFRLSAGLGYWVGAPYWGKGVATEAIGLFITYAFATFNIVRLEAGVFAFNQPSMRALEKNGFYLESIRRQAVVKHGQIQDDYVWVKLKHPDQSAPYPTPG; from the coding sequence ATGCTGGAATTAAAACCTTTTAGCGCAACGGACGCTCCGCGGGTAGCCCTGCTGCGAAACCACCCCGTTATCCTGGCCAACGGCTTTGACGGCACCCCTGACCCGTACACCGTAGCCGCCGCCGAGGCATTTATTGCATCGCAGGCGCCCAAGCAGCCGGCCGAAAACCTGGCCATCTGGCTGGCTGGGGAACTGGTAGGCAGCATTGGCCTGTGGCAAAAAGAGGACGTATTCCGGCTCAGCGCCGGGCTGGGGTACTGGGTAGGCGCCCCGTACTGGGGCAAGGGCGTAGCCACCGAAGCTATTGGCTTATTTATCACGTATGCATTTGCAACCTTTAATATAGTGCGCTTGGAGGCCGGCGTGTTTGCCTTCAACCAGCCGTCGATGCGGGCTTTGGAGAAAAACGGTTTCTACCTGGAGAGCATCCGTCGGCAGGCCGTGGTTAAGCACGGGCAGATACAGGACGACTACGTCTGGGTCAAGCTAAAGCACCCCGATCAGTCGGCGCCTTACCCGACTCCTGGGTAA